A single genomic interval of Zingiber officinale cultivar Zhangliang chromosome 4A, Zo_v1.1, whole genome shotgun sequence harbors:
- the LOC121970163 gene encoding UPF0664 stress-induced protein C29B12.11c-like, producing the protein MAVNPQLFPNGMPVPFVGEMFVLARDGVEFEIDKIPGEGHVKSRGTIYLSNIRMVFVAKKPVGHVFAFDMPLLFVHGEKFNQPIFHCNNISGSVEPVVPEGQHSALYSAHKFKILFKEGGCGTFVPLFLNLIGSVRRYNQHAAAYRAQEAATRMDPLQAAQTPVDDMMRRAYVDPNDPTKIFLQQPTPESQLRRRTYHPNPAESMY; encoded by the exons ATGGCGGTGAACCCTCAGCTGTTCCCCAACGGGATGCCCGTGCCGTTCGTCGGCGAGATGTTCGTGCTAGCCAGGGATGGCGTCGAGTTCGAGATCGACAAGATCCCCGG AGAAGGCCATGTGAAATCAAGGGGGACTATTTACTTGTCAAACATAAGAATGGTGTTTGTTGCAAAGAAACCTGTTGGACACGTTTTCGCTTTCGACATGCCTCTG CTCTTTGTCCATGGAGAAAAGTTCAACCAGCCAATATTTCACTGTAATAACATATCAGGATCCGTGGAACCT GTGGTTCCAGAGGGCCAGCACAGTGCGCTCTACTCAGCGCACAAATTCAAAATCTTGTTCAAGGAAGGCGGATGTGGAACGTTCGTTCCTCTTTTCTTAAATCTCATTGGATCTGTTAGGCGATACAATCAGCATGCAGCTGCTTATCGTGCTCAAGAAGCTGCAACCCGCATGGATCCACTGCAAGCTGCGCAGACTCCAGTTGATGATATGATGAGACGCGC GTATGTTGATCCGAATGATCCGACTAAGATCTTCTTACAGCAGCCTACTCCTGAATCTCAACTGAGGAGGAGAACATATCATCCTAACCCAGCCGAGAGCATGTACTGA